CGATGCTGCCGTGGGCATCCATCACGTTGACGTTGTACGGGATGATTTTCATCGTGCGAGTGACGATGTCCTGCGCCAACGCGCTGTTCAAGATGGTCATGGCTAGCTGTTCATGGTGGGTTAACTGCAGCCGACATTGTGCCAAGGAACGACGGATTACGCTCGAAAGTCGTTTTTCCAGGGAAATATTTAGGCGTTTGCCCAGTATTTTGTCCTGGCGACTGCCAATTCTCGTGCATTCGGCCGATGATTTTTATGCAGTGATTCCAGATAATCAGCGCTGTCAGTCGTCATGACACTACAACATCTAGGAGACCTGCATGGGCAATTCCACCACCACCGCTGCAAATGCTGCATCGGCCGGTGCCGTACTCGACGGCGCCTACAAAAAAGCCACCTGGCATCTGATTCCATTTATCTTCGTCTGTTACTTCTTCAACTACCTGGACCGCGTCAACGTCGGTTTCGCCAAGCTGGAGATGATGGACGCGCTCAACCTGAGCAACACGGTGTACGGCCTCGGCGCCGGCATCTTCTTCATCGGCTATGTCCTCAGCGGCGTTCCAAGCAACCTGATCCTGCATAAACTGGGCGCGCGGCGCTGGATCGCCGTAATGATGATCATGTGGGGCGCCTTGTCGGCGGCCATGTTGTTCGTCACTACCCCCACCTCGTTCTACGTGCTGCGCTTCTTCACCGGCGTGGCCGAGGCCGGCTTCTTCCCGGGCATGGTGCTGTACTTCACGCACTGGTTCCCGTCGCAAAAGCGCGGCCAAGTGATGGCGCTGTTCATGTCGGCCATCCCGATTTCGGGCCTGATCGGCGGTCCGCTGTCGGGCTGGATGCTGGCGCACTTCTCGGCCGGCCAGGGCGGCATGGCCGGCTGGCAGTGGCTGTTCCTGCTGCAGGGTCTGCCGACCGTGCTGCTGGGCGTGGCCGTGTACTTCTACCTGAATGACGGCATCGCCCAGGCCAAGTGGCTGAGCACGCAAGAAAAAGCCGCCATGCAGACCGCGCTCGACGACGACGAAAAACAGCGGCAAGCCACCAGCACCGTCGGCCAGTCGATCGGCGACGTGCTGAAAAATGGCAGCGTGTGGATGCTGGGCGTGATTTACTTCAGCATCCAGATGGGCGTGTACGCCATTAATTTCTGGCTGCCATCGATCATCAAGTCGCTCGGCTACGACACCCAGACCGTCGGCTGGCTCAGCGCCATTCCCTACCTGTTTGCTGCCGTATTCATGGTGTGGGCCGGCCGGTCGGCTGATAAACACCGCGAACGCCGCTGGCATGTCAGCGCGCCTATGCTGATGGGCCTGTTTGGCCTGATGATGGCCGCCAACTTCTCCACCAACCCGCTGGTCGTGATGGTTGGCCTGTCGATGGCTACCATGGGTGCACTGGCCGCGCTGTCGATGTTCTGGTCGCTGCCGGCCGCCTTCCTCGGTAGCGCCGCTGCCGCCGCCGGCCTGGCGCTGATCAACTCGCTGGGCCAGATCGCCGGCTTCGTCAGCCCGTTCCTGGTCGGCTGGATCAAGGATGCCACCCAGAGCACCGATGCCGCACTGTATGTGTTGTCGGCGGTGATGCTGCTCGGCGCGCTGCTGGTCCTGCGGGTACCGGCCAAGTTGGTGAATCGATAATTATCATGAACAAGCAACTGAAATTCGTCATCGCCCCCGATTCGTTCAAGGAAAGCTTGAGCGCGATGGCGATTGCCAATGAAATCGAAGCGGGGTTCCGCGAAATCTTCCCGGACGCCCTTTACGTCAAGGTGCCGGTGGCCGACGGTGGCGAAGGCACGGTGCAAGCCATGATCGACGCCAGCGGCGGCCGCCGCGTGGACCTGTCGGTGCGCGGTCCGCTGGGCGAGCCGGTCGATGCCTTCTACGGCATCATGGGCGACGGTCAGACGGCAGTGATCGAGATGGCTGCCGCCAGCGGCCTGGAACTGGTCCCGCCCAACCGCCGCGATCCGCTGCACACCACCAGCTATGGCACGGGCGAGCTGATTCGTGACGCGCTGGACGCCGGCGCGCGCCGCTTCGTGCTCGGCATCGGCGGCAGCGCCACCAACGACGGCGGCGCCGGCATGGTGCAGGCGCTCGGTGGCCGCCTGCTCGACGCCGCCGGGCGCGACCTGGCGCCGGGCGGCGGCGCGCTCGACGCGCTGGCCCGGATCGACCTGTCCGGGCTCGATGCCCGCATCAAGGACTGCGTGTTCGACGTGGCGTGCGACGTCAGCAACCCGCTGGTGGGGCCGCAGGGCGCTTCCCACATCTTCGGCCCGCAAAAAGGCGCTACACCAGCCATGGTGGCGCTGCTCGATACCAATCTGCGCCACTATGCGGCCGTGATCGCCCGCGACCTCGACCGCAACTTGGCCGACGTGGCCGATCTGCCCGGCGCGGGCGCGGGCGGCGGCATCGGTGCGGCCATGCTGGTTTTCCTGGGCGGCAGCTTGCGCCCGGGCAGCGAGATCGTGACCGACGCGGTGGGCCTGGATGCCGCCGTGGCGGACGCCGACCTGGTGCTGACCGGGGAAGGGCGCATCGACAGCCAGACCATCCACGGCAAAACCCCGATTGGCGTGGCGCGCGTGGCCAAGCGCCACGGCAAGCCGGTGATCGGCATCGCCGGCAGCCTGGAACCGGGCGCGGGCGTGATTCACGGCCATGGCATCGACGCCGTGTTCAGCGTGGTCAATTGTCCGTGCACGCTGGAGCGGGCGCTGGCGGACGCCGCCTACAATGTGCGCACCTCGGCGCGCAACATCGCTGCAGTGTTGCGCCTGGGAACACAATTAGGGAGCTAACTCCAGTCTGTGCTAAAGTCATTTCCTGCGGCTATGCATGTACGCACGCCCGCAGGAAGGATTTTCATGGCGCCGCACCAGGGTGAACAGAAGTACGTGGCCAGGTTGCCGACCATACGCTCCCAGCTCTACAGCCTGGTCTGGGCCTGCGCCTTGCCGGCCATCCTCGGTATTGCCCTGCTGACCAACAACTTCATCGTCCGCGAACGCAAGACCATCCAGCAAGACACGCTGATCACCGCCCGGGCCCTGATCCAGGCGGTTGATCGCGACCTCAACACCGGCATCACGGTGGCCCTGGCGCTGGCCAACTCGCCCAGCATCGACAGCCGCGATTTCGCCGCCTTCTACCGCCAGGCCACCGACGTGCTGCGCCCGGAATTCCCCGGCTATAACTTTGTGCTGCACGATCGCGATTCGGTCCAGCTGCTCAATACCGCCCGTCCTTACGGCGAGGTGTATCCCGATCCGTTCAGCGCGGCGCGCATCGCCCAGGTGTTCAAGACCGGCAAGCCGCTCATTTCCAACCTGTTTTATGCCGGCGCGCTGAAACGCCCGCTGGCGGCGATCCACGCGCCGGTGATCCGTGATGGCAAGGTGGTGTACGTGATCTCGGTGGCTTTCGTGCCCGAGCGCCTGGGCCAGGTGCTGCGCGAGCAATTGCTGCCGGCCGACCGCGTGACCGGCATTTTCGACGCCAACGGCATGCTGGTGGCGCGTACCCATGACCCGGAAAAATACGTGGGCCGGCCAGTCTCGCCCACCTTGATGTCGCGCTTCCGGCTGCGCCAGGAAGACGCGATCGAGGCCACCACGCTGGAAGGCATCCCCGTGTATTCTATGTACAGCCGGTCGTTGCAAAGCGGCTGGTCGGTGGTGATCGGCGTGCCGCGCAGCGCCGTGTATGCCGCGGTGTTCGAATCGATCACCTGGATCATGGCCTTCCTGGCGGCGGTCACCGCCGCCGGCTTCGGCGTGGCCTGGCATTTCGCGCGCAATATCGAAGGTTCGGTGCGTTCGCTTACCACGGCGGCGATGGCGCTGGGCGGCAAGGCGCGCCAGGGACCGGTGCCGCCGGCTGCGTTCCACGAGGCGGCGCAGGCGCTCGACACCCTGCACGGCGTGGAGTCGGAACTGCTGCGCTACCGCCACCACCTGGAAAACCTGATCGAACACCGTACCCGCCAGCTCGAATCGGCCATGCGTGAAGCGCAGGCGGCCAACGCCGCCAAGGACGTGTTTGTCGCCAACATGAGCCACGAGCTGCGCACGCCGATGAACGCGGTGCTGGGCGTGGCGCACCTGCTGGGCCGCACCGGTGTTTCGCCGGAACAGGCGCGCTACCTGGACATGATACGCACCTCGGGCCAGTCGCTGCTCGGCATCCTCAATGATATCCTGGACCTGTCCAAGATGCAGGCTGGGAAGGTAGAGCTGCACCACGCGCCGTTCCGCCTCGACGACGTGCTGCACGCGGTGGCCACCATCATGAGCGTGAGCGCCGGCGACAAGGATCTCGAACTGGCCATCGGCGTCGAAGGCGACGTGCCGCGCCACCTGGTCGGCGACGCGCTGCGCCTGCACCAGGTGCTGGTTAACCTGGCCGGCA
This is a stretch of genomic DNA from Duganella zoogloeoides. It encodes these proteins:
- a CDS encoding MFS transporter, whose amino-acid sequence is MGNSTTTAANAASAGAVLDGAYKKATWHLIPFIFVCYFFNYLDRVNVGFAKLEMMDALNLSNTVYGLGAGIFFIGYVLSGVPSNLILHKLGARRWIAVMMIMWGALSAAMLFVTTPTSFYVLRFFTGVAEAGFFPGMVLYFTHWFPSQKRGQVMALFMSAIPISGLIGGPLSGWMLAHFSAGQGGMAGWQWLFLLQGLPTVLLGVAVYFYLNDGIAQAKWLSTQEKAAMQTALDDDEKQRQATSTVGQSIGDVLKNGSVWMLGVIYFSIQMGVYAINFWLPSIIKSLGYDTQTVGWLSAIPYLFAAVFMVWAGRSADKHRERRWHVSAPMLMGLFGLMMAANFSTNPLVVMVGLSMATMGALAALSMFWSLPAAFLGSAAAAAGLALINSLGQIAGFVSPFLVGWIKDATQSTDAALYVLSAVMLLGALLVLRVPAKLVNR
- a CDS encoding hybrid sensor histidine kinase/response regulator yields the protein MAPHQGEQKYVARLPTIRSQLYSLVWACALPAILGIALLTNNFIVRERKTIQQDTLITARALIQAVDRDLNTGITVALALANSPSIDSRDFAAFYRQATDVLRPEFPGYNFVLHDRDSVQLLNTARPYGEVYPDPFSAARIAQVFKTGKPLISNLFYAGALKRPLAAIHAPVIRDGKVVYVISVAFVPERLGQVLREQLLPADRVTGIFDANGMLVARTHDPEKYVGRPVSPTLMSRFRLRQEDAIEATTLEGIPVYSMYSRSLQSGWSVVIGVPRSAVYAAVFESITWIMAFLAAVTAAGFGVAWHFARNIEGSVRSLTTAAMALGGKARQGPVPPAAFHEAAQALDTLHGVESELLRYRHHLENLIEHRTRQLESAMREAQAANAAKDVFVANMSHELRTPMNAVLGVAHLLGRTGVSPEQARYLDMIRTSGQSLLGILNDILDLSKMQAGKVELHHAPFRLDDVLHAVATIMSVSAGDKDLELAIGVEGDVPRHLVGDALRLHQVLVNLAGNAIKFTERGEVSLTVSRLPAPGGASLLRFAVRDTGIGLNEEQVARLFSPFTQADLSTTRRFGGTGLGLTISKGLVELMQGQIDVHSMPDAGSEFRVTVPLGVSDATDTVDAAQSIAPLHLLLADDNATSRHCIAQAIAAAGWTCDVAADAQAAIALLRNGAVYDAVLVDWQMAELCALQPEIRAPLVCMLNAYGRDLVAEDMANARIAACLAKPVTAVGLLEAVQAARALGQEPAAPDDNAQPALAGVRILLVEDNPINQVVARGLLEQAGARVAVAENGEDAVTQLRRLDCDLVLMDVQMPVMDGFTATRIIREELRLSLPVIAMTAGVMASEREQCIAAGMDDFIGKPIDVEQMFSILARHLGRAAPER
- a CDS encoding glycerate kinase; the encoded protein is MKFVIAPDSFKESLSAMAIANEIEAGFREIFPDALYVKVPVADGGEGTVQAMIDASGGRRVDLSVRGPLGEPVDAFYGIMGDGQTAVIEMAAASGLELVPPNRRDPLHTTSYGTGELIRDALDAGARRFVLGIGGSATNDGGAGMVQALGGRLLDAAGRDLAPGGGALDALARIDLSGLDARIKDCVFDVACDVSNPLVGPQGASHIFGPQKGATPAMVALLDTNLRHYAAVIARDLDRNLADVADLPGAGAGGGIGAAMLVFLGGSLRPGSEIVTDAVGLDAAVADADLVLTGEGRIDSQTIHGKTPIGVARVAKRHGKPVIGIAGSLEPGAGVIHGHGIDAVFSVVNCPCTLERALADAAYNVRTSARNIAAVLRLGTQLGS